CTGATAACCGGTTTAAAAGATGCGGAAGAACCCTGCCGCATTACTGTTCTCTCCGCCTCGCCCCAGAAAACTGCGAATAGATACGGTGTTGAAGCTGTATCCCGGATGTCCCCGGGGAATGTGTTATCCGCCCTGCGCCGGAGCGATATTTTCATCAGCGGGGGAGGCAGTCTCATACAGGATGCCACCAGTCTGCGTTCGCCGCTTTATTATTTGGGCCTTCTGGCGTTTTCCCGATTTTTTTCGAGCTGCACCGCCTTTGCCTTCCAGGGGGTAGGCCCTCTGAATACAGCACCTGTGAGAATGATGACGGCCAGAGCTGTCAAAAAAGCTGATATCGTTTCCGTAAGAGATGAAGACTCCCGACATCTGTTGACCTCACTGGGACTGGAGAAGGAAAGCATCAGGGTAGTTCCCGATCCCGTTTTTTCGCTCTTTTCCGGGGATAGGCTGGAGGAAGTTGATGCCGGCGGCGAAAACTCCCCCCGGCAGCTCGGTGTGGCGGTAAGGCCCTGGCAGGACGACAGCTATCTCAGCCCATTGACGGAGGGCATAAGTGAATTTTCCCGTGACATCGATGAGCTGGAAATTACCCTCCTGCCCCTGCACAGGGGCAGGGATGAGAAGGCGGCCGAAAAGGTGGCCGAGGGTTTGCGGCAGAGAGAAGGGTTAAATGAAAATATTATATCGGTAAACCTCAAGACTCCTCCCGAACATCCCGCAAAAATATCCGATAAATTTTCCGGGCTGGATATGCTTTTGGGGGTGCGCCTTCATTCCCT
This genomic interval from Halarsenatibacter silvermanii contains the following:
- the csaB gene encoding polysaccharide pyruvyl transferase CsaB — protein: MIEVVLSGYYGFDNMGDEAILYSLITGLKDAEEPCRITVLSASPQKTANRYGVEAVSRMSPGNVLSALRRSDIFISGGGSLIQDATSLRSPLYYLGLLAFSRFFSSCTAFAFQGVGPLNTAPVRMMTARAVKKADIVSVRDEDSRHLLTSLGLEKESIRVVPDPVFSLFSGDRLEEVDAGGENSPRQLGVAVRPWQDDSYLSPLTEGISEFSRDIDELEITLLPLHRGRDEKAAEKVAEGLRQREGLNENIISVNLKTPPEHPAKISDKFSGLDMLLGVRLHSLIFATLLGIPCAGIEYDPKISAFLNQIDLEPIGTTSDLSSRDVELGLRSTLKRSEIISEKQQDYGREQKEKIACHLEEILSSVEKGKAD